CAAAAAAGAAGGAATAAGCTATCTCGGATTGAACATTGACAGCAAAAAACGAAACCCGATACACTTAGACAGGAAAGGGGTTATTATATGAATAAATCAATCGCTGTCTATTGGCGAATGACACGACCGCATACCTTAACGGCAAGTTTTGTTCCGGTCGTCGTCGGTACGGCAGTTGTCGCACCACGCGTGGAATCGTTACGCTTGGATTTGTTCGTGGCGATGTTGATCGCATCGATGCTGATTCAAATCGCAACGAATCTGTTCAATGAATACTACGATTACAAACGTGGTTTAGATACGGAGGAATCGGTCGGAATTGGTGGATCGATCGTTCGTGACGGATTCAAGCCGGGTACGATTTTAGCGTTCGCACTGACGTTATATGGCATCTCAGCAGTGCTCGGTGTGTATCTGTGTATCGAGACATCGTGGTGGTTGCTTGTCGTAGGACTCATCTCGATGTTCGTCGGATATATCTATACGGGGGGACCACTCCCGATTGCCTATACGCCGTTCGGAGAAGTCGTTGCCGGCTTTTTCATGGGTTACATTATCATTGCGATTTCTGCGTACTTGCAAATCGGCTATGTACCGACAGAAGCCGTTGCAATTTCAGTACCTGTTGCTATCTTGATCGGCTCGATTCTGCTTGCGAACAATATTCGTGACTTGGATAACGATAAAGTCAATGGACGTAAAACAATTGCTTGTCTCGTTGGACATCGCCGTGCTGTATACGTATTGATTGGATTTTTTGCAGCCGCAGTTCTCTCTCTTGTCATTGCTGTACTTGCATTCGAGGTCTCGTGGTTTGCACTACTTGCATTGTTAAGTATTCCACTCATGATTAAAGCCGTTCGTCTCTTCTGGGAAGACCTACCACCGGAAAAGCTAATGCCTGGAATGGCACAGACTGGTAAGGTAAACACGATTTTTGGACTCTTACTCGCAATTAGTCTCGTCATCGCGAATATTTGAATTCAACTAAAGCAGCAGGCGATTCGCTTGCTGCTTTTTCATGCGAAGAGAGAACAGTTAGAAAAAAAGTGCTTCGGTTGTCACTGATTTAAAATTTTACTATAATTGAAGCAATGTGCCTGAAAGATCAATTCAAGGTCGGAAATCAGGAAATATGGTTAGAGGTGGAACTGGAATGAATAAAATCGCGGTAATCGGAAAAGTATTCGTCGACATAAAAGGAACTTCGTTCGCTCCCTTACACAAGGATGCGAAAAACGTAGGAGACATCACGTTTTCGAATGGAGGAACAGGACGCAACGTAGCACAAAACCTAGCCGTCCTCGGGAATGAAGTTCGCTTTATCTCGACGGTTACGAATGACCAGATTGGCGTAGGAGTGCTCGATGAGTTGAAATCTTACGGTGCGAATGTGGATCATGTCGAAATGTTAGAAGATCATGGAATGGGTATGTGGCTAGCTGTCATGGATAACGAAGGTGATTTGCAAACCTCAATCTCGAAACAGCCAGATGCCAAACTGCTCGAAGAAGCGATCTTACGTCAATCGATCTATGCACTTGATGGAGTCGATGCCGTGGCAATCGATCTTGATTTGTCTGTTACTGTGCTCGAACGCTTGATTCATTTATGTCGTAAAATGGAGTTACCATTGTTTGGTGTTTGCGGTCACTTGAGCGTCATCGAACGAAATCGTCACCTGTTACAAGGATTCACTGGATTCATTTGTAGTCGAGAAGAAGCAGAAATTTTGTCTGATCTATCGATCGTGACGGTAGAAGATGCGATTCATGTAGCAAACGAGTTAGCAAAAAAAGGCGCTCCGTTCACGGTCGTCACGATGAGCGAACTCGGTGCGGTCTATGTCGATCGTCGCACGGCGACATCAGGTCACGTCGGAACGAAAAAAGTAAAAGTCGTCGATTCGACTGGAGCAGGCGATTCCTTCTTCTCCGCTGTCTTGTCTGAACTGACACAAGAAAAGTCGGCAGAAGAGGCACTGAAGCTTGGCATGAGGGTAGCAGCAGAAGTCATCGCTTCGACAGAGAATGGACTTGTTCCTGAAATGCTGGATGCGATTCAATAAGTAGAATTTGAAGAGGGGGTGGCGTCATGCCGATTCAACGAAGTGCGATCATTTTACGAAACGAACAGGATGAAATTGCGTTAATCCGTAGGGATAAACCGAACGAAACGTATTATGTCTTTCCAGGCGGTGGGAAAGATGATGGGGAATCGTTAGAAGAGACAGCGATTCGTGAAGCACATGAAGAACTTGGTATCGACGTGGAGTTGACCGGCGTCGCCGCTATCGTCCGTTTTAACGGATTCGATAACCCTTATTTTTGGGCAAAAACAATTGGTGGTCGTTTTGGAACGGGAACAGGTGAAGAATTCGAAGAAGAAGGATCGGGTTATACGCCAGTTTGGATTAAACGTTCGGAGTTACCTTCATTGCCGATTCGTCCGCCGTCACTTGCGAAACAGTTGGCAGAAATGACAGAACCGTTCTATGAATTAATCCTTTCTGAGAACGAATGAGGTTTTAGTTGAAATAAAATGGGAAAAGTATATTAAAACAATGAGGTGGTCGTTGACTGCCTCTTTTTCATGAAGGAGAGATGACGATGGCGCATTCACGCGACCCAAAAGGGCTTGCCCTGAACTTAAAGCAGCGAATGTCCGATCATAACATCACGGATTATGCAGGGACGCTCGCTTATTACTGGTTTTTATCCATTTTCCCAGGTATCATTTTCGTCATTTCCGTCTTATCGTTCTTTGATATCGATCGGCAGACGCTCGAGTCACAAATTCGAGACCTAGCGCCAGGCGGAGCCGTCAATACGTTTACAGATACGATTTTCCAAGCCATCAAGGAACCACAAGGTGGACTGTTATCAATCGGTGCGATTCTTGCTGTCTGGTCGGCTTCAAAAGGGGTCGATCGTTTGATTACGACAGCAAACCATGCGTATGGTGACTTCTCACCCCGTGGTTTTGTCGCAGCACGAGGGATTGCCTTGTTACTGACGATCGTGCTCGGAATCGGGATGTTATTGTTGATCGTCTTGAATGTTCTCGGTGGTCCGATTATTACTTACCTTGCGAATTTCGTCCTCCCGATCGATATGGGGCAAAAAGTCTTGTTGACGGTCTTGCGGTACGTCGTGTCGACGGTTCTATTAATTGGTATTCTGTCAATCTTTTACCGCGTCGCACCAAAGCGTCCGATTACGTTTAAAGAAGCGATTCCAGGAGCTGTATTCGGTGTCATCGTCTGGCAATTGTTATCGGTTGGATTTGGTTTCTACGTCTCAAACTTCTCCAATTACAATCAAACGTACGGTTCGCTCGGTAGTGTCGTCATCTTGTTACTTTGGCTCTACTTCACTGGTTTGATCATTTTACTCGGTTCTGAATTGAACGCATCATGGGAACGATTCATGAAAAAAGCGGATCCGAAGAAGATGGAAGAGAAGCGCTTGAAGGAACAGGCGGAACTCGATGCAATTCCGACGAATACGTTCGGATGAAGATACGAAAAACGTCTGACTGCCACGCGGCAGTCAGACGTTTTTTGATGATTAAGCAGCTAATTGTTTTTCAGAAGGACGTGGTGTAAGGCGTGGTAAAGCGTCCTGTTGGAGGAGGCGTAAACCATTTAAGATGACAAGAATCGTCGATCCTTCGTGTCCGACGACAGCGAACGGCATAATCAAGAACTGTGACAAGTTCGATGCGATCAATAGGAGAATGACACCGATCGCAAGCGTGATGTTTTGTTTGACGATTCGGTTCATCTTTCGTGCTTTATGCACGGCATAGGCAAGGCGACCTAAATCGTTTTTCATCAAAACGACGTCAGCGGTCTCAAGCGCTGCATCTGTTCCTTCACCCATAGCGATTCCGACATGCGCTAGTGCAAGCGCTGGGGCATCGTTAATACCGTCACCGACCATCGCAACGGTCCGACCTTCTGTTTGGTATTGCTTGATATACCGGACTTTATCTTCAGGTAGACATTCAGCGACGAAATCCGTTAATCCCGCTTCCCGCGAAATAGCGGCTGCTGTGACCGGATTATCGCCTGTCAACATGATCGTTGCGATTCCGAGATCATTCAAAGCAGCAATCGCTGTTTTGGCTTCCGGACGAATCGTATCACGTAGTGCATAAAGTGCTACGATTTGCGATCCATTACTGACATAAACGATTGTATGTCCTTGTTCTTTAAGTGATTGTTCAATCGCGACGAATGGATCGTCTAGACCATCATGGAATGCCCGTTTACCGATGCGATACGTGACACCATTGACGGTTGCCTCAATTCCGTATCCTGTCACGTCTTTAAACGTTGACGGCTCACGAACATCAGCTTTTAAGTGGTCGACGATCGCTTGTGCGAGTGGGTGATTCGACTGCGATTCAATCGAAGCGACGGCTTGTTGAACAGCTTGAACATCCAATCCGTCCGCGTAACGACTTTCTGTAACGACTGGTTTACCTGTCGTCAGAGTACCTGTTTTATCGAAGACGATCGTGTCGACTTGTCCGAGCGTTTCAATGTGTGCGCCTCCTTTAAAGAGAACACCATTTTTCGCAGAGGCGGCAATTGCAGACAAAGCAGCAGGTGTAATCGATGCAACCAGGGCACACGGAGAGGCGACAACAAGTAGAATCATCGCGCGGTAAATACTTGTCTCAAACGTCCAACCAACGATGTAAGGAGGAAGGACCATCATAAGTGCGACGACAAGCAATACGATTTTGACATACCGGCTTTCAAACCGTTCGATGAACTGAGCAGATGGAGATTGCTCGCTTTGTGCGTTTTGAACCATATGAATGATCTTTTGGAACAAGGATTCATCTGCAGCTTTCGTCATCTCGATCGTCAAGACACCATTCATATTAACGGTCGAGTTATAGACAGTATCACCGGTCTGTTTTTCAACGGGGATTGATTCACCAGTAATCGACGCTTCTTCAATCGCCGCCTGACCACGAATGATGACACCATCAACCGGGATTCGTTCACCGGGACGGACATAGACGAGGTTACCGATTGCTAATTGTTCGATTCCGACGACTTCGAGTTGTCCGTTTGCGTTCAGGCGTGTCGCTTCTTCTGGTTGTAAAGACATCAAACTTTGTAGGGCACGCTCGTTTTTATTCATCGTATATGTTTCAAGGGCACCGGATAATGCGAAGATGAAGATCAGGATCGCACCTTCCATCCAGTATCCGATGGCAGCAGCACCGATGGCTGCTAAAATCATTAGCAGTTCAACATTCAACGTCTTTTCTTGATACGTCTCCGTCAAGCCTTCCTTCGCTTTCGCATATCCTCCGATCACATATGCAGATAAGTACAATGTGACATAAACGGCAGACGCCGCATTGAATTTTTCAAGTCCGTAAGCAACTAAAATCAATATTCCGCTAAACAATGCTAGAATCAATTCGTGATGCTCATCCCAAGCATGACGGAATACGGAACGCTGTTGAACATCGGTAGTAGTGGAAGTCGTCATATTAAAACTCCTTTCAAAATGTAAATGAGAAATGAAATCATTATAGAAAGAGAATGAGAATGTGATATATCAATGAGTTTAACTGATTGATAATGAGTTTCATTGTCTCTAGATTATAATTATTATTATCTGTAGAATTACTATACCATGCTTCAGTGAAAAGGAACAGGAAAGGAACCAGAAAGATGCAAAAATTTTTAACCCATCGGATTGGACTCGTCGTCTTTGCGTTATTGACGACTTTTTTGTGGGGAAGTGCGTTTCCCTTCATAAAAAAAAGTTATGAATTATTACAAATCACGTCTTCGGAATACGGAGAGCAACTACTGTTTGCGAGCTATCGTTTCTTTTTAGCCGGAGTGCTGTTACTTCTAGTCAGTGTCTTCGTCTTCAAGCAGACGATTACGCTGAAGGAGCGGACCTATGCCTATAGCCGACTCGGCTTCTTTTTGACATTCTTGCAGTATGTCTTCTTTTATATCGGTTTATCTTTATCAACCGGCGTGCAAGGATCAATCATTGCGGGATCGACTTCGTTCTTCCAGATGTTACTGGCTCATTTTCGATATGAAGACGATCGACTGAATCGATTTAAAGGAATCGCTCTATTCCTCGGATTTACAGGTGTCATTTTGGCAAACTGGCCGCAAGGTGGACAAGGTGTCTCGTTTGGTCTTGGAGAAGGATTGTTGATTGCAGCAATGATTTCCGGAGCATTCGGTAATTTGATCGCAAAAGAATACTCGGCACGTTATCCGGTTGCGCCGATGACAGGATGGGCGATGGTCATTGGATCAATTGGTCTCTTCATTGCGGGCGTCATACTCGACGGTCGCGTTGCACCGTTCGCATTTTCAACGACAAGTGCGTGGATGCTCGTATATCTCGCCTTTTTATCGGCGACTGGATTTACGCTATGGAATTTACTGATGAAATATAATCCTGTCAGTAAGGTGTCGTTATTTATGTTCTTCGTACCGATCTATGGAGTCAGTTTATCTGCCTTGATTCTTGGCGAGACGATTCCACCGCAAGCGTTGTTCGGTCTCTTGTTCGTCGTAGGTGGTATTCTAGTTTCGACGTACTTGCCTGTCTGGTTTCAAAAGCGAGGTTGACGAAGATTCAGAATCGTGCAAAAATAGTTTCAATTAAAGTAACTCCCAATCGTTCGTTGCTTAAGCCGACCCGTTCGGCTTTTTTCTGTACGGTCATCTAAAGACCGATTCGGCCTTGTCTGAAAGGCTAGTGCGACTATAAAACGGAAGGAGATGAAAACGGATGGAACGGAATGAGATCGTTCGAAAGATCATTGCCACTCGTCGTCCACGTGATGAGTTTGCCCGGTTCGTCGTGACGTGCGTCAGTCAGCAATTGAAGGAAACCCATGGAGATGTGGATGTGGAAATCATTGAAGCGGAGAGAGGTTACGATTCAGTGTGGTCAATCAACGGTCGAGAGGTCGTCGTATTGCTTGAGACAGAAGAGTTAAAGCGTGCAAAGGAACAACCATATGCGATCGACGATAAGCTCTGGCGGAGTTTTCGGCAAGAAGGAATCGTGAAATAAAAAAAGGATCTTGCGCATCAGTAGCGCAAGATCCTTTTTAGATTCGAGGTGTCTCGTGACGTTTTGCATATCGTAAGAGAAACGCAAGTGTCGTAAGGACAAGAACGAATAAACTAAAATACAGCATAGCTGGTAGCAGCACGAACAGGCTGCCAGCAATCGGTCCGAGAATCGAACCGAGACTAAAAGCGATTCCGGCAAGTAAATTACCGGTCGGTAGGAGATGACGTGGTAATTGTTCCGTCATATAGGCGACGCCAAGCGAATACGTCGAGCCGAGCGCCATCCCGCTAATTGCAAAGATTGCAAACAGCCAACCGTATCGTTCGAAGGCGAAGCAAGCAATGAGAAAAGCGACGGATCCAATCGAGAGTACGGTCACTAATGTCCGACGTTTCCCGAAGTGGTCAGCGAGCCGTCCAAGTGGTAACTGCATGATTAATGAGCTGACGACAAACGTCGTAATCAAGGTACTCGTCTCTGATAATCCATATCCATTACGCGTGGCAAACACAGGAAAACTAGCATTGAGTGTAGCTTCGAGAAAACCGTATGTAAAGCCAGGGAGTAGCGTGAACCAAGCCGTCGATAAGACAAGTCGATAGCGTGAGGCTGCACTTTGCAATTCCTCGGGCATGACGGACGATGGTTTTTCATTCGGCATACGTGATAACAAAATCAGGACAATGACAGCCAATGTTCCAGTTAAGACAAAAGGTAGCCAATCAATGACGTCAACGAGTGGTGCAGCGAGAGGTCCGAGAGCGAAACCGAGACCGAATGCCATCCCGTATAGTGACATCGTTCGTCCTAACCGTTCATTTGGGGTAATGGACGTGACCCACACTTGTGATCCATAATGTAACGTTTGATCACCAAACCCAACGAGGAAACGTAAAATCATCCAAGCAATGACGCTTGGAAGGAGTGGGAATAAGAATACAGCGACAGCAACTAGAGCAAGACCGAACGAGATGACGGGAATATAACCACGTCGTCGCAGTGGTCCTTCCATTAAAGGAGCAGCGACGATGACACCAACATAAAGAACGGCGGCGCTGAGACCGTTGATGAAAGCCGGTGTTCCTTGACGTTCAAGTAAAATGGATAACAGTGGAATCAACAGACCTTGCGTGAATCCGGAAATGAAGACGATCGATAAGATAAGAGCAAAACGACGTGACACAAGTAACGACGACCTTTCTTTTTCTTTTTAGCATAACACGCCCCGGTCTCTGAAATGGGAGACCGGGGCGTACTTCATTTATTTTCTTGTTCAAAACGTGTCGGACGCGGCATATGCAGAAGATGTTCATCCCAATCTGTCTGATCGAACACTTCATCATGTTCGATGCTGTGTGAAGTACGAATACCAACCATCATTACGAACAAGACCATGCTGAACGTACCGATGATTGCGACAATACCTACGAGCCATTCCATCCCGGTCACTCCTTTTAGAAAAACAGAATGTGTCTACTTTGTGACATTTTTCCCGGGACGCCGTCGTTCAAAACCTTTTTTTCGATTTTAAAGCCGGCTCGACTGTTTTGTGAAATCAATCTCAGGGTAGTATGCGTTCTTCACAAGCGCGTTCGGTCCAAGGCATTGCACCGCAGGGCAGTGACACGACAAGCTTTTATTCAGTTCCGTTTCTTGCCACTCGGCATAAGCATCATTGAAGGATGTCTCATGAATCGTACCAAGCGAAGCAAGTTCGTCACCGAAATCCGTTACGATGATTTCGCCGTCAAAGATGTTGACGTTGAGACGGGAACGCCCATCAGGATCATTGCGGACAGATACGTTTTTCTCTTGACGCAAGCGACGATGAAGTTCTAAATCCGCCTCTTCCATCGAGCAAGCGTAGAAGGGAAGCGTTCCGAACAACATCCAGACGTTCGGATCCCGAACGTCAAGCAAACGATGGATCCCGTCGCGAATTTCGGGTAAGCTAGCGGCTTCGATCATCGACGCGAAGTCAGCGGGGTACATTGGATGGACTTCGTGACGGACACAGCCCATATCAACGATTTCTTTATGGATCGCTTCAAGGTGTGGTAATGTCCGTTTGTTGATCATCGTCTCTGCAGAAACGATGACACCACGTGCATTTAGAACGCGGGCATTCTCTTTCATCGTTTCAAATAGTTTCGTCCGTGCTTCGCGTGACGGTTTTCGTTCCATCATCGCAAAGCCACCATCGATAAAATCGTCGACTGTTCCCCAGTTATGTGAGATGTGCAAGACATCTAAATAAGGAATGATTAATTCGTAGCGAGATAACGGAAGTGTTAAATTTGAGTTGATTTGGGTTTTAGCACCACGTTCGTGGGCATACTTAAGTAAAGGGACAACGTACTCCTTGATGGACTTCATTGAAAGCATCGGTTCGCCGCCGGTGATTGAGAAGGCACGCAGATGCTCGATTTCATCCAGACGTTGAATAAGTAGCTCGATTGGAATCTCGGGTGACTCGCTACTAGATAACATGTAACCGACGGCGCAATGTTCGCAGCGCATGTTACACAGTTTTGTTGTCGTGACTTCAATGTTCGTCAAACGGACCGTGCCGTATTGTTCAATGTCGCGATAAGCTTCCCACGGATCGTTCGCGATCGTGATGGGTGATGAATGTGACATAGATACTCCTCCTTTTTAGTGCTCCACCTCGTATCGTATGCTAAAATAACGTCGGAATCCAGCGGAAGAAAGGAAGTCTGAATAATGGGAAAAGCAAGAACTGATAAACTTGGTCAAATGAATGTGCTAAAATCAAGAATGCAGCTTCTCTGTCATACAATCGATTCACTCGATGAATCATCAGATATCGAAGATTTGGAACGACTGATCGTATCATTAGATCAACTCAAGGCGAAAGTCGTTCGATATGCGAAGGATATGAAAGAACAAGAAGAAACGAAAAAAGCGGTAGATTGAGACCGCTTTTTCATTTGTGCAAATGGAAAGGATGAAATCAATGGCAACAAAAATCAAATTACAGACAGGTGAGGTTCGTTCGGTCACTTGTCTACGGATGGGCATCAACGGTGAAGGGATCGCGACGCTCGAGCGACAGATCGTCTTCATCCCAGGATTGCTTGTAGGTGAGACGGCGCAAATCGAGATCACAGAAATTCATGCGAACTATGCGAATGCAAAGATCTTAAAGCGTGACGATCGTTCACCGGATCGCGTGACACCACTTTGCCCGGTCTATAGTGTCTGTGGCGGCTGTCAATTACAACATATGAGTTACGATGGACAATTGCGTTATAAGGAAGAAATGCTTCGCAACGCTTTCTTGAAATCAACGAAACTGAATGTTGAGAAAGCCGATATCCGTCCGACGATTGGTTCGAAGGAGTGGGGATACCGCAACAAGTCACAATTCGTTGTCGGGAAACAAGGCAATGAAATCGTCAGTGGTCTCTATTCTGCGAATTCGAATCGTCTGGTCGCAATCGATGATTGTGTCGTCCAAAATAAGGATACGCTTCGCGTCAACCAAGCTGTTACGAAATTACTCAATGACTATAAAGTACCCGTTTACCATGCGTCAAAACAAGACGGTGTCATGCGCCATATCGTCGTCCGGACAGGAATCAAAACGGGCGAAATTCAAGTCGTGCTCGTTGCCTTTAAAGATGGCTTCCGTGATCTAGAGGGCTTATCGCGCGATATCATGGACATTCCAGGTGTCGTCTCTGTTGCACTGAACATCAATGATAAGTTGACGTCACGTGTCTTCGGGGAAGAGACGGAAGTCTTGCGTGGTGTCGAGCGGATCGAAGAAGAAATGGGCGAGTTCACGTATCAACTGTCGCCGCGCGCTTTCTTCCAGTTGAACCCGGAACAGGCAGAACGGATGTATGAGGAAATTGCCCGTGCTGCTGCTTTGACAGGCGAAGAACGTGTCGTGGATGCTTATGCAGGTGTCGGTTCAATTGGACTCTGGATTGCTAAGGGGGCAAAAGAAGTCCGCGGGATGGAAATCATTGAAGAAGCAGTTGAAGATGCGAATGCGCACATGAAGCAATATGGCTTTGATCATGCGCATTATGTCGTCGGTAAGGCAGAAGCATGGATTCCACGTTGGGTCAAGGAAGGTTGGATTCCAGATGTCTTCATCGTCGATCCACCCCGTTCAGGTTGCGATACGCAGTTATTGAACGCAATGATTTCGTCTAAGGCGAAAAAAATCATCTATGTCTCGTGTAACCCGCAGACGCTTGCACGTGATTGCGATCACTTAATGAAAGCGGGATATAAGGTATCGTACATTCAACCGTATGATATGTTCCCACAAACGGCGCACGTTGAAGCGATCGTCGTGCTCGAAAAGAAGAAAAAGAAAAAGTTCTAAGTAACAAGCCCGTATGCACTCCTTGAGCGAGTGAACATACGGGCTTTTTTTCTGTGACTGCTCACTTACGTTTGCGAAACATAATCGAACGTGGCGTCACATTCGGTAAACCGTTCCTTCAACTGAGCGACACGATCAGTTGGGAGTGGACCACGTTCAATCAGTTGCTGATTCAAAGCGAGGTGTTCTGGTCGAGACGTGCCGATGATGGCTGTCGTAATCCCTGGTTCGAAGACTGTAAAACGTAATGCCGTCTCAAGCCAGCTCGATTCCTCGAGTGGATAAGCGAGTTGTTGCGCTCGTTCCCAGTAAGGTTCGACATATTGTCCGACCGGACGCTCCGTGAAACGCCATGGTGCATTACCAATTGGACGTTTGGCGATGACCCCGTGATTCAAAAGTGTAGGTAAGACTTGATCGACGCGTTGATCAAACAGATTGAAGGATGTCTGGAAACTATCGAAGCGTTTCGTTTCGATCGCATACTGCAAGTCTTCCCGGTCACCAGAATAAGCGATGACCCGGACTTTTCCTGCTTGTTTTGCTTGTTCGAGTGCCTCGATGACGTCGCCTTGAGCAAGAATTTCTCGGCTGCAGGAATGCAAGTGTACGATATCAAGATGATCCGTTTGCATCGTCCGTAAGGCTTGATCGATACCACCACGGACAGCTTCAAACGTCCAGTCCTGTGCACCCGGAACATCATATCCGACTTTCGTCGACAGAATGATATCGTGACGACGACTCTTTAGAAATTGTCCGACACGTTGCTCCGATAAACCATAGCCACGTGCTGTATCGATCAGATTAATACCAAGATCCCGTGCTTGTTCCAGTAAATATACCGCTTCGCGATCCGTCATCTGTTCTGAGCCAATATGACCGGCTCCAAAACCAAGCGGGGAAACAAGTAAGTCGGATGTTCCAAAACTTCTTAATTCCATGAACGACAATTCCTTTCAGCTAGCTTGTAATTTAAATCGATGATGTTCGTTTTTGATATACGCGATAGAT
This window of the Exiguobacterium acetylicum genome carries:
- a CDS encoding NUDIX hydrolase — translated: MPIQRSAIILRNEQDEIALIRRDKPNETYYVFPGGGKDDGESLEETAIREAHEELGIDVELTGVAAIVRFNGFDNPYFWAKTIGGRFGTGTGEEFEEEGSGYTPVWIKRSELPSLPIRPPSLAKQLAEMTEPFYELILSENE
- a CDS encoding PfkB family carbohydrate kinase is translated as MNKIAVIGKVFVDIKGTSFAPLHKDAKNVGDITFSNGGTGRNVAQNLAVLGNEVRFISTVTNDQIGVGVLDELKSYGANVDHVEMLEDHGMGMWLAVMDNEGDLQTSISKQPDAKLLEEAILRQSIYALDGVDAVAIDLDLSVTVLERLIHLCRKMELPLFGVCGHLSVIERNRHLLQGFTGFICSREEAEILSDLSIVTVEDAIHVANELAKKGAPFTVVTMSELGAVYVDRRTATSGHVGTKKVKVVDSTGAGDSFFSAVLSELTQEKSAEEALKLGMRVAAEVIASTENGLVPEMLDAIQ
- a CDS encoding DMT family transporter, coding for MQKFLTHRIGLVVFALLTTFLWGSAFPFIKKSYELLQITSSEYGEQLLFASYRFFLAGVLLLLVSVFVFKQTITLKERTYAYSRLGFFLTFLQYVFFYIGLSLSTGVQGSIIAGSTSFFQMLLAHFRYEDDRLNRFKGIALFLGFTGVILANWPQGGQGVSFGLGEGLLIAAMISGAFGNLIAKEYSARYPVAPMTGWAMVIGSIGLFIAGVILDGRVAPFAFSTTSAWMLVYLAFLSATGFTLWNLLMKYNPVSKVSLFMFFVPIYGVSLSALILGETIPPQALFGLLFVVGGILVSTYLPVWFQKRG
- the yfkAB gene encoding radical SAM/CxCxxxxC motif protein YfkAB, producing the protein MSHSSPITIANDPWEAYRDIEQYGTVRLTNIEVTTTKLCNMRCEHCAVGYMLSSSESPEIPIELLIQRLDEIEHLRAFSITGGEPMLSMKSIKEYVVPLLKYAHERGAKTQINSNLTLPLSRYELIIPYLDVLHISHNWGTVDDFIDGGFAMMERKPSREARTKLFETMKENARVLNARGVIVSAETMINKRTLPHLEAIHKEIVDMGCVRHEVHPMYPADFASMIEAASLPEIRDGIHRLLDVRDPNVWMLFGTLPFYACSMEEADLELHRRLRQEKNVSVRNDPDGRSRLNVNIFDGEIIVTDFGDELASLGTIHETSFNDAYAEWQETELNKSLSCHCPAVQCLGPNALVKNAYYPEIDFTKQSSRL
- a CDS encoding 1,4-dihydroxy-2-naphthoate polyprenyltransferase is translated as MNKSIAVYWRMTRPHTLTASFVPVVVGTAVVAPRVESLRLDLFVAMLIASMLIQIATNLFNEYYDYKRGLDTEESVGIGGSIVRDGFKPGTILAFALTLYGISAVLGVYLCIETSWWLLVVGLISMFVGYIYTGGPLPIAYTPFGEVVAGFFMGYIIIAISAYLQIGYVPTEAVAISVPVAILIGSILLANNIRDLDNDKVNGRKTIACLVGHRRAVYVLIGFFAAAVLSLVIAVLAFEVSWFALLALLSIPLMIKAVRLFWEDLPPEKLMPGMAQTGKVNTIFGLLLAISLVIANI
- a CDS encoding SE1561 family protein, with amino-acid sequence MGKARTDKLGQMNVLKSRMQLLCHTIDSLDESSDIEDLERLIVSLDQLKAKVVRYAKDMKEQEETKKAVD
- a CDS encoding YihY/virulence factor BrkB family protein produces the protein MAHSRDPKGLALNLKQRMSDHNITDYAGTLAYYWFLSIFPGIIFVISVLSFFDIDRQTLESQIRDLAPGGAVNTFTDTIFQAIKEPQGGLLSIGAILAVWSASKGVDRLITTANHAYGDFSPRGFVAARGIALLLTIVLGIGMLLLIVLNVLGGPIITYLANFVLPIDMGQKVLLTVLRYVVSTVLLIGILSIFYRVAPKRPITFKEAIPGAVFGVIVWQLLSVGFGFYVSNFSNYNQTYGSLGSVVILLLWLYFTGLIILLGSELNASWERFMKKADPKKMEEKRLKEQAELDAIPTNTFG
- a CDS encoding heavy metal translocating P-type ATPase; translation: MTTSTTTDVQQRSVFRHAWDEHHELILALFSGILILVAYGLEKFNAASAVYVTLYLSAYVIGGYAKAKEGLTETYQEKTLNVELLMILAAIGAAAIGYWMEGAILIFIFALSGALETYTMNKNERALQSLMSLQPEEATRLNANGQLEVVGIEQLAIGNLVYVRPGERIPVDGVIIRGQAAIEEASITGESIPVEKQTGDTVYNSTVNMNGVLTIEMTKAADESLFQKIIHMVQNAQSEQSPSAQFIERFESRYVKIVLLVVALMMVLPPYIVGWTFETSIYRAMILLVVASPCALVASITPAALSAIAASAKNGVLFKGGAHIETLGQVDTIVFDKTGTLTTGKPVVTESRYADGLDVQAVQQAVASIESQSNHPLAQAIVDHLKADVREPSTFKDVTGYGIEATVNGVTYRIGKRAFHDGLDDPFVAIEQSLKEQGHTIVYVSNGSQIVALYALRDTIRPEAKTAIAALNDLGIATIMLTGDNPVTAAAISREAGLTDFVAECLPEDKVRYIKQYQTEGRTVAMVGDGINDAPALALAHVGIAMGEGTDAALETADVVLMKNDLGRLAYAVHKARKMNRIVKQNITLAIGVILLLIASNLSQFLIMPFAVVGHEGSTILVILNGLRLLQQDALPRLTPRPSEKQLAA
- the rlmD gene encoding 23S rRNA (uracil(1939)-C(5))-methyltransferase RlmD; this encodes MATKIKLQTGEVRSVTCLRMGINGEGIATLERQIVFIPGLLVGETAQIEITEIHANYANAKILKRDDRSPDRVTPLCPVYSVCGGCQLQHMSYDGQLRYKEEMLRNAFLKSTKLNVEKADIRPTIGSKEWGYRNKSQFVVGKQGNEIVSGLYSANSNRLVAIDDCVVQNKDTLRVNQAVTKLLNDYKVPVYHASKQDGVMRHIVVRTGIKTGEIQVVLVAFKDGFRDLEGLSRDIMDIPGVVSVALNINDKLTSRVFGEETEVLRGVERIEEEMGEFTYQLSPRAFFQLNPEQAERMYEEIARAAALTGEERVVDAYAGVGSIGLWIAKGAKEVRGMEIIEEAVEDANAHMKQYGFDHAHYVVGKAEAWIPRWVKEGWIPDVFIVDPPRSGCDTQLLNAMISSKAKKIIYVSCNPQTLARDCDHLMKAGYKVSYIQPYDMFPQTAHVEAIVVLEKKKKKKF